The Niastella koreensis GR20-10 genome includes a window with the following:
- a CDS encoding slipin family protein, with protein MILLITGLIIVLILSGIRIAQEYQRAIVFRLGRFQSVKGPGIYWLIPLIERQQKVDIRTKTVTLEQQETITKDSVTIKVNAVLWYQIINPRDSIIKVADYNKAVYQFAVSALRNIIGQHSLDEVLKEREQINTNLQRIVDHTTEPWGVKIEMVEMKDVEIPEGMQRAMAREAEAIREKRARIVKAEAELDASIKLTQGAKEMEGSPIALELRRMQMLSEIGIDNNTTTIVLLPSEFSSAARSFSELVKNKKTGQ; from the coding sequence ATGATCTTACTTATTACAGGATTAATTATAGTATTGATCCTCTCAGGCATTCGCATTGCCCAGGAATATCAACGCGCAATAGTCTTCAGGCTTGGCCGGTTTCAATCAGTAAAAGGACCGGGTATCTATTGGTTAATACCATTGATAGAGCGGCAACAAAAAGTAGACATCAGGACCAAAACAGTTACCCTTGAGCAACAGGAAACGATCACAAAAGATAGTGTAACCATTAAAGTGAACGCTGTTTTGTGGTATCAGATCATTAATCCCAGGGATTCTATAATAAAGGTGGCCGATTACAACAAAGCGGTGTACCAGTTTGCTGTATCGGCCTTAAGAAATATAATAGGACAACATAGCCTGGACGAAGTGTTGAAAGAGCGCGAGCAGATAAACACCAATTTACAAAGGATAGTGGACCACACTACAGAGCCCTGGGGTGTTAAGATTGAAATGGTTGAAATGAAAGATGTGGAAATTCCCGAAGGCATGCAACGGGCCATGGCCAGGGAAGCGGAAGCCATCCGGGAAAAAAGAGCCAGAATAGTAAAAGCCGAGGCCGAACTGGATGCTTCTATTAAACTCACACAAGGCGCCAAAGAAATGGAAGGAAGCCCCATTGCGCTTGAATTGAGAAGGATGCAAATGCTTTCGGAAATTGGAATTGATAACAATACCACTACCATTGTTTTGTTGCCCTCAGAATTTTCAAGTGCAGCCAGAAGTTTTTCTGAACTGGTCAAAAACAAAAAAACAGGACAGTAA
- a CDS encoding carbonic anhydrase, translating into MLSYDQIFENNRQWVIQQTEKDANFLEKLAAGQSPEYLYIGCSDSRVTAEEIMGASPGEIFVHRNIANIVNNIDLNVMSVLNYAVRHLQVKHIIVCGHYNCGGVKAAMQPVDLGILNPWLRNIRDVYRLHEQELDSIEDDTLRYNRLVELNVIEQATNVIKTAAVQLMYEEKGFPIVHGWVFDLHNGMLKDLHIDFEGILKRIEKIYNLTGK; encoded by the coding sequence ATGCTCTCATACGACCAGATTTTTGAGAACAACCGTCAATGGGTTATTCAGCAAACGGAAAAAGATGCCAACTTTTTGGAAAAACTGGCTGCCGGCCAGTCGCCCGAATACCTGTACATTGGCTGCAGCGATAGCCGCGTTACTGCTGAAGAGATCATGGGCGCCAGCCCCGGTGAGATATTTGTACACCGTAACATTGCCAATATAGTAAACAATATCGACCTCAACGTAATGTCGGTTTTGAATTATGCCGTACGGCACCTGCAGGTAAAACACATTATTGTATGCGGGCATTATAATTGTGGCGGGGTAAAAGCGGCCATGCAGCCGGTTGACCTGGGCATCTTAAACCCCTGGCTTCGCAACATCAGGGATGTATACCGTTTACACGAACAGGAGTTAGACAGCATTGAAGATGATACGCTGCGTTATAACCGCCTGGTTGAACTGAACGTGATTGAACAGGCTACCAATGTTATTAAAACCGCTGCCGTGCAGTTGATGTATGAAGAAAAAGGATTCCCCATTGTACACGGCTGGGTGTTTGATCTGCACAATGGGATGCTGAAGGATCTACATATTGACTTCGAAGGAATACTGAAGCGGATCGAAAAAATATACAATCTTACCGGGAAGTAA
- a CDS encoding BT_3928 family protein encodes MKILLNVTRIIVGVLFIFSGLVKANDPLGLSYKMQEFFEVWGWNFLDNYTLAFSVAMIAFEIIAGVAVLVGWQMRLFSWLLLLLIIFFTFLTGYANFSGKIRECGCFGDCIPLTADQSFMKDLILLVLITFIFWQQNKIKPALSKTFSLAALFFTVVFSFAFQWFVLVHLPVKDCLPYRIGNNIPEKMQVPPGSIPDSTVISFVYEKAGKQVEFTADNFPADYDEATYKFVKRYDKVVRKGNASPAIKDFSLQTFDGVDTTQALLNTDEYQLYLFLKNGYTTTGEWPGKLSMIMHVAEKKHIKGFMVTNVAMEALKQNPPDVFYAFVPLRCDATAIKTAARTNPALFLIKKGTILNKWSYADLEHALGVVNNLPNKE; translated from the coding sequence ATGAAGATTTTACTCAATGTAACCCGTATCATAGTAGGCGTTCTTTTTATTTTTTCCGGACTGGTGAAAGCCAATGACCCCCTTGGCCTGAGCTATAAAATGCAGGAGTTTTTTGAAGTGTGGGGCTGGAATTTCCTGGATAATTATACCCTTGCCTTTTCGGTAGCCATGATCGCCTTTGAGATCATTGCCGGAGTGGCCGTGCTGGTAGGCTGGCAAATGAGATTGTTCAGCTGGCTGTTATTACTGCTGATCATTTTCTTCACCTTCCTTACCGGGTACGCCAATTTTAGTGGAAAAATACGCGAATGTGGTTGTTTTGGCGATTGTATCCCCCTTACCGCCGATCAGTCGTTTATGAAAGACCTTATTTTGCTGGTGCTGATTACTTTTATCTTCTGGCAGCAAAACAAAATAAAACCGGCTTTAAGCAAAACCTTCAGCCTGGCAGCGCTTTTCTTTACCGTTGTTTTTTCCTTTGCCTTTCAATGGTTCGTACTGGTGCACCTGCCGGTAAAGGATTGTTTACCTTACAGGATCGGCAATAACATTCCCGAAAAAATGCAGGTGCCGCCCGGTTCCATCCCCGATAGTACCGTGATTAGTTTTGTGTATGAGAAAGCGGGCAAACAGGTGGAGTTTACGGCGGATAACTTTCCTGCCGATTATGACGAGGCTACCTATAAATTTGTAAAGCGGTACGATAAAGTAGTGCGCAAAGGCAATGCCTCACCGGCTATAAAAGATTTCTCGCTGCAAACATTTGATGGGGTAGATACAACCCAGGCCTTGTTGAATACCGATGAGTACCAGTTGTACCTGTTCCTGAAAAATGGCTATACCACTACCGGCGAATGGCCCGGCAAGCTGAGCATGATCATGCACGTCGCCGAAAAGAAACACATAAAAGGATTTATGGTTACCAATGTGGCTATGGAAGCGCTGAAGCAGAACCCGCCGGATGTGTTTTATGCGTTTGTACCGTTGCGTTGTGATGCCACCGCCATTAAAACCGCCGCCCGTACCAACCCCGCTTTGTTTTTGATTAAAAAAGGAACTATCTTAAATAAGTGGAGCTATGCGGATCTTGAACACGCTTTGGGGGTAGTGAATAACTTACCGAATAAAGAGTAG
- a CDS encoding SMP-30/gluconolactonase/LRE family protein: protein MNKLFIAITAIVMIAGCHRKLSPQKDFQKSLFRAYDHTAENLFTKNCEGPAVDRDGRLFVVNFQKDGTIGLVQPDGKVELFLTLPGKSVGNSIRFTATGHMLVADFVEHNILEVDPATKEVTVYCHEDRFNQPNDICISKKTGVVYASDPNWQKQTGQIWRIGTDKKAVLLKENLGTTNGICLSPDEKTLYVNESVQRRIVAYQLDAKGNITGEKVFATFTDFGMDGMKCDTKGNLYVCRYGKGTIAIFNDNGRQFQEVELKGKDVSNITFGGKDDRTCFLTLQDRKCIEKFRSDIPGK from the coding sequence ATGAATAAACTTTTTATAGCCATTACTGCTATTGTAATGATTGCTGGTTGCCACAGAAAATTAAGTCCGCAGAAAGATTTTCAAAAATCCCTGTTCCGGGCTTATGATCATACAGCGGAGAATTTATTTACAAAGAATTGCGAGGGACCAGCTGTTGATAGGGATGGCCGTTTGTTTGTGGTGAACTTTCAGAAAGACGGCACCATCGGGCTTGTTCAACCCGATGGCAAAGTAGAGTTGTTTTTAACACTCCCGGGCAAAAGCGTGGGCAACAGCATTCGTTTTACCGCAACCGGACATATGCTGGTAGCCGATTTTGTGGAGCATAACATCCTGGAAGTGGACCCTGCTACCAAAGAAGTGACCGTGTATTGCCACGAAGACCGGTTTAACCAGCCCAATGATATCTGCATTAGTAAAAAAACAGGCGTTGTATATGCATCTGATCCCAACTGGCAAAAACAAACCGGGCAGATATGGCGGATTGGCACCGATAAAAAAGCGGTGCTGCTGAAAGAAAACCTGGGTACTACCAATGGCATTTGCCTGAGCCCCGATGAAAAAACGCTGTATGTAAATGAAAGTGTGCAACGCCGCATAGTGGCCTATCAGCTGGATGCTAAAGGCAACATTACCGGTGAGAAAGTATTTGCCACCTTTACCGATTTTGGAATGGATGGAATGAAGTGCGATACCAAAGGTAACTTATATGTTTGCCGGTATGGCAAAGGAACCATCGCCATCTTTAATGATAATGGCCGCCAGTTCCAGGAAGTAGAATTGAAAGGTAAAGACGTGAGCAACATCACCTTTGGTGGTAAAGACGACAGAACCTGTTTTTTGACACTACAGGATAGAAAATGTATTGAGAAGTTCAGATCAGATATACCTGGTAAATAA
- a CDS encoding ABC transporter permease, translating to MIKYFTKRIFYGFLVMLGVIVLVFLLFQGFADPSRLIMGQRADAATQENIRRELYLDQPKWKQFVLFVNDLSPIAVHTDSEIEKKQLKGFFIGGAGLNVAIKVPYLRRSYQTKKNVGEILMEALPGTLLLAVAAMCIAVALGIPLGVLAAVKKDTWMDTSAIFTSVLGISAPSFFMGIVIAYLFGFVLSHYTGLHMTGSWRDMDEVTGKPYWSLQNLWLPAITLGIRPLAIITQLTRSAMLDVLNQDYIRTAYAKGLPKRVVIWKHALRNALNPVITAITGWFAELLAGAFFVEYIFGWKGIGKVTVDALEKLDFPVVMGSVLITSFFFILVNILADILYAVVDPRVRLQ from the coding sequence TTGATAAAGTATTTTACAAAACGGATTTTCTATGGTTTCCTGGTAATGCTGGGCGTAATCGTACTGGTCTTCCTGCTGTTCCAGGGCTTTGCTGACCCATCCAGATTAATAATGGGGCAGCGGGCCGATGCTGCCACGCAGGAAAATATCCGGCGCGAGCTGTACCTCGATCAACCCAAATGGAAACAGTTTGTGTTGTTCGTGAACGATCTGTCGCCCATAGCCGTTCATACGGATAGTGAGATTGAAAAAAAACAACTGAAAGGTTTCTTCATTGGCGGGGCGGGCCTTAATGTGGCCATTAAAGTGCCTTACCTGCGCCGTTCTTATCAAACCAAAAAAAATGTAGGCGAAATATTGATGGAAGCATTGCCCGGCACCTTGCTGCTGGCCGTTGCCGCCATGTGTATTGCGGTGGCGCTGGGCATTCCGCTGGGGGTACTGGCTGCAGTGAAAAAAGATACCTGGATGGATACGTCCGCCATTTTTACCAGTGTGCTGGGCATTTCGGCCCCATCTTTTTTTATGGGCATTGTAATAGCCTATTTGTTTGGATTTGTATTAAGCCATTATACCGGTTTACACATGACGGGCAGCTGGCGCGATATGGATGAAGTTACCGGTAAACCATACTGGTCGTTACAAAACCTGTGGCTGCCTGCCATTACGCTGGGTATTCGTCCGCTGGCCATTATTACCCAGCTTACGCGCAGCGCCATGCTGGATGTGCTGAACCAGGACTATATCAGAACCGCCTACGCCAAAGGTTTGCCCAAACGAGTGGTGATTTGGAAACATGCCTTACGCAATGCCCTGAACCCCGTAATTACGGCAATAACCGGTTGGTTTGCCGAACTGCTGGCAGGCGCATTTTTTGTAGAATATATTTTTGGCTGGAAAGGGATCGGAAAAGTAACGGTTGATGCACTGGAAAAACTCGATTTCCCGGTAGTGATGGGCTCGGTGTTGATCACCTCTTTCTTTTTTATCCTGGTTAATATATTAGCCGATATATTATATGCTGTTGTAGACCCAAGGGTACGATTACAGTAA
- a CDS encoding (Fe-S)-binding protein has translation MNVQLFIPCFVDQLYPTTAFNMVKVLEKAGCTVTYNTNQTCCGQPAFNAGFWDDTREVCSKFIKDFSGSSSDYVVAPSASCVGFVRNYYTTLFENTPQMAEVKQLQARTFEFTDFLVNVLKVEDVGASLYTTATYHDSCAGLRECRIKQEPRKLLSKVKGLQLVEMNDVETCCGFGGTFAVKFDPISIGMADQKSSNAKATGAECIISTDLSCLMHIDGVIRKKEMGMQTMHIADVLASGW, from the coding sequence ATGAACGTTCAATTATTTATACCCTGCTTCGTTGACCAGTTGTATCCCACCACAGCCTTTAATATGGTAAAAGTGCTGGAGAAAGCAGGATGTACGGTAACTTATAATACCAATCAAACCTGTTGCGGACAGCCGGCCTTCAATGCCGGTTTCTGGGATGATACCCGTGAAGTTTGTTCCAAATTCATAAAAGATTTCAGTGGTTCCAGTTCCGACTACGTAGTAGCGCCCAGCGCCTCCTGCGTTGGTTTTGTACGGAACTACTATACCACGCTGTTTGAAAATACACCTCAGATGGCGGAGGTAAAACAACTGCAGGCGCGTACGTTTGAATTCACCGACTTTTTGGTGAACGTGTTGAAGGTAGAAGATGTGGGCGCCAGCCTGTATACCACGGCCACTTACCACGACTCCTGCGCCGGTTTGCGTGAATGCAGGATCAAACAGGAGCCGCGCAAATTGTTATCGAAAGTAAAAGGCCTGCAACTGGTTGAAATGAACGACGTGGAAACCTGTTGCGGTTTTGGCGGAACTTTCGCCGTTAAGTTCGATCCTATTTCCATTGGTATGGCCGATCAAAAAAGCAGTAACGCCAAAGCCACCGGGGCAGAATGCATTATCTCTACGGATCTTTCCTGTCTGATGCACATTGACGGCGTTATTCGTAAAAAAGAGATGGGGATGCAAACCATGCATATTGCCGATGTTTTAGCGAGTGGTTGGTAG
- the pdhA gene encoding pyruvate dehydrogenase (acetyl-transferring) E1 component subunit alpha produces the protein MASKFSKETYLYWYELMLLIRQFELAAEEKYKMEGKIRGFFHAYVGQEAIAAGVMTATRQEDPFVTAYRDHGLALAKGMSPEGCMAELYGKSTGVAKGKGGSMHFFGKKEYFFGGHGIVGAQIGTGAGLAFAEKYKGTDNVSVTFFGDGAARQGILHETFNMAMTWKLPAVFICENNNYAMGTSVTRTSNVHDIFKLADAYEMPADSVDGMSAEAVHEAMSRAVKRAREGGGPTLLEIKTYRYKGHSISDPQKYRTKEEVEEYKQRDPIQLVLNTITKNKYATKDEIAAIDKRVNDRVAAAVKFAEESPIPTEDEVLKDIVMTPDYPFIVD, from the coding sequence GTGGCTTCGAAATTCTCCAAAGAAACGTATTTGTATTGGTACGAGTTAATGCTCCTGATCCGTCAATTTGAACTGGCAGCCGAAGAAAAATATAAAATGGAAGGTAAAATCCGCGGCTTTTTCCACGCCTATGTAGGGCAGGAAGCTATTGCTGCTGGTGTAATGACCGCTACCCGCCAGGAAGATCCTTTTGTAACTGCTTACCGCGACCACGGTCTGGCTTTGGCAAAAGGCATGAGCCCTGAAGGTTGTATGGCTGAGTTGTATGGTAAATCAACCGGTGTGGCCAAAGGTAAGGGTGGTAGTATGCACTTCTTTGGTAAAAAAGAATACTTCTTTGGGGGTCACGGTATCGTAGGTGCACAAATTGGCACCGGCGCCGGTTTGGCCTTCGCCGAAAAATATAAAGGAACTGATAACGTATCTGTAACCTTCTTTGGCGATGGTGCTGCCCGTCAGGGTATTTTGCACGAAACTTTCAATATGGCTATGACCTGGAAGTTACCAGCCGTTTTCATTTGCGAAAACAACAACTACGCTATGGGTACCTCTGTTACACGTACCAGTAACGTACACGATATCTTTAAACTGGCCGATGCGTATGAAATGCCTGCTGATTCAGTAGACGGCATGAGCGCTGAAGCTGTGCACGAAGCCATGTCACGCGCGGTTAAAAGAGCCCGTGAAGGCGGTGGACCAACATTACTGGAAATTAAAACGTATCGTTATAAAGGTCACTCCATTTCCGACCCACAGAAATACCGTACCAAGGAAGAGGTGGAAGAGTACAAACAACGTGATCCTATTCAACTGGTGCTGAACACCATCACCAAGAATAAATACGCTACAAAAGACGAGATTGCTGCAATCGACAAACGGGTTAATGACAGAGTAGCGGCTGCTGTGAAATTCGCAGAAGAGTCGCCCATCCCAACTGAGGATGAAGTGTTGAAAGACATTGTGATGACTCCGGATTATCCGTTCATTGTCGATTAA
- the recF gene encoding DNA replication/repair protein RecF (All proteins in this family for which functions are known are DNA-binding proteins that assist the filamentation of RecA onto DNA for the initiation of recombination or recombinational repair.): MLSLNNISLTQFKNYQHRQFPFTERIVGICGSNGVGKTNLLDAIYYCCFTKSYFTRSDSQNTLHGSAGFRIEGHFTLQGDPLKVVCVLRETGRKEFSVNDEPYEKLATHIGRLPCVIIAPDDVQIITGGSEERRRMLDALLCQLDAHYLQQLMDYNKVLLQRNGFLKSMAEKRMSDYSLLDVYDEQLTRYGAFIYQKRKEFLQEFLPLVSKFYTQIAGQSEPLALTYESQLHDCTFPQLLHRLRQKDCIVQRTSGGIHRDDINTQLNNQPFKSLASQGQRKSLLFAMKLAEFDTLKQAKQFPPLLLLDDVFEKLDAGRMHNLLEHVCMKNAGQVFITDTHPGRIEHHFDSLGMQYQLISL; encoded by the coding sequence ATGCTATCGCTCAACAACATATCCCTCACCCAATTTAAAAACTATCAACACCGGCAATTCCCGTTCACCGAACGGATAGTTGGCATTTGCGGATCGAACGGCGTGGGCAAAACCAACCTGCTGGACGCTATTTATTACTGCTGTTTTACCAAAAGCTATTTCACCCGCAGCGATAGCCAGAACACCTTACATGGCTCCGCCGGGTTTCGCATTGAAGGCCATTTCACCCTGCAGGGCGACCCGCTGAAAGTGGTTTGTGTTTTGCGCGAAACCGGCCGCAAGGAATTTTCCGTGAACGACGAACCGTACGAAAAACTGGCCACCCATATTGGCAGGCTTCCCTGCGTAATCATTGCGCCGGACGATGTGCAGATCATTACCGGCGGCAGCGAAGAACGCCGCCGCATGCTCGATGCCCTGCTTTGCCAGCTCGACGCCCACTACCTGCAACAGCTGATGGATTATAATAAGGTATTGCTGCAGCGCAATGGCTTTTTGAAATCGATGGCCGAAAAAAGAATGAGCGATTACAGCCTGCTGGATGTGTACGACGAACAACTGACCCGGTACGGCGCCTTCATTTATCAAAAAAGAAAGGAGTTTCTGCAGGAATTTCTGCCCCTGGTGTCGAAATTCTATACCCAGATAGCCGGACAGTCGGAACCGCTGGCCCTCACCTACGAAAGCCAGTTGCATGACTGTACGTTTCCGCAATTATTACACCGGCTGCGCCAGAAGGATTGCATAGTTCAACGCACCAGCGGGGGTATTCACCGCGACGACATCAATACCCAGCTCAACAACCAGCCTTTTAAATCGCTTGCCTCGCAGGGCCAGCGCAAAAGCCTGTTGTTTGCCATGAAATTAGCCGAGTTCGATACCCTGAAACAGGCCAAACAATTCCCGCCCCTGCTCCTGCTCGACGATGTGTTTGAAAAACTCGATGCCGGCCGCATGCACAACCTGCTCGAACACGTTTGTATGAAAAACGCCGGCCAGGTTTTTATTACAGATACACACCCGGGACGTATTGAGCACCATTTTGATAGTTTGGGCATGCAATATCAGCTAATCAGTTTATAG
- the ribH gene encoding 6,7-dimethyl-8-ribityllumazine synthase: MAEVSNSKLLQIDTGIHKNACVVIVRTEWNAAILDELEKGCLTVFEREGVKNVKVITVPGAFEIPFGIKSYWDANKYKDDRPQAFIALGCVLRGDTPHFDYVCQGVTHGVTQLNLTLPVPVIFGVLTVDNDQQAQERIGGKHGHKGEEAAITALKMISLTASFKNNH; the protein is encoded by the coding sequence ATGGCTGAAGTAAGCAATAGTAAATTATTACAGATAGACACAGGCATTCACAAGAATGCCTGTGTTGTTATTGTACGCACCGAATGGAACGCCGCTATTTTAGATGAGCTGGAAAAAGGCTGTTTAACCGTATTCGAACGCGAAGGCGTAAAGAACGTAAAGGTGATAACCGTTCCCGGTGCTTTTGAAATTCCATTTGGTATAAAAAGTTATTGGGACGCGAATAAATACAAGGATGACCGTCCCCAGGCATTTATAGCCCTTGGCTGCGTACTTCGTGGCGATACCCCGCATTTTGATTATGTATGCCAGGGGGTAACACATGGGGTTACCCAATTGAACCTGACCTTACCCGTGCCTGTTATCTTTGGCGTATTAACTGTTGATAACGACCAACAGGCCCAGGAACGTATTGGTGGTAAACACGGACATAAAGGCGAAGAAGCCGCCATCACTGCGTTGAAAATGATCTCACTGACCGCATCGTTTAAGAACAACCATTAA
- a CDS encoding DUF721 domain-containing protein — protein sequence MGEYSLGDALKYFLNHSKLKGYIQALQIEDVWEQIMGKTIAKYTEKIQIQGKTLFISTSMAPLKQELLYQKENIIKRVNETLGENTINNVVIQ from the coding sequence ATGGGCGAATATTCACTCGGCGACGCGCTAAAATACTTCCTCAACCATAGCAAGTTGAAAGGTTACATACAGGCATTGCAGATAGAAGATGTGTGGGAACAGATCATGGGCAAAACCATTGCCAAATACACCGAAAAAATACAGATCCAGGGTAAAACCTTATTCATCAGCACCAGCATGGCCCCACTGAAACAGGAACTCCTGTATCAAAAAGAAAATATCATTAAAAGGGTAAATGAAACCCTGGGCGAGAACACCATCAACAACGTAGTGATACAATAA
- a CDS encoding tetratricopeptide repeat protein, whose amino-acid sequence MATEVKEVPEQPVERSTEERVVDSARDFWGKNNKVITYALAGLVVIVGGYFAYSKFYKAPAEAKAAEAIWKAESYFKVDSFKLALEGDGQNGGFLRAIKNNSGTKAGNLAQFYAGACYMQLGDFNNAIKYLKDFSTNQVELEIRAAGLLGDAYSELGKKEDAISYYKKAGNLFDKDDLNSPEYLFRAAMLNQELGKNKEAIELLHQIKDKYPSSQRAFEVDKYLGKLGDLN is encoded by the coding sequence ATGGCAACTGAAGTAAAAGAAGTGCCTGAACAACCAGTAGAAAGATCAACCGAAGAAAGAGTGGTGGATTCGGCCCGAGATTTCTGGGGTAAGAACAACAAAGTTATTACCTACGCATTGGCCGGTCTGGTGGTAATTGTAGGCGGTTATTTTGCATATAGCAAATTCTATAAAGCACCTGCAGAAGCGAAAGCGGCAGAAGCCATCTGGAAAGCAGAATCCTATTTCAAAGTGGATTCTTTTAAACTGGCTTTGGAAGGTGACGGACAGAATGGTGGCTTTTTGCGGGCTATTAAAAACAACAGTGGAACAAAAGCCGGTAACCTGGCTCAGTTCTATGCCGGCGCCTGCTATATGCAATTGGGCGATTTCAACAACGCCATCAAATACCTGAAAGATTTTTCTACCAACCAGGTTGAACTGGAAATACGCGCAGCCGGCTTACTCGGCGACGCTTATTCTGAGCTGGGAAAGAAGGAAGATGCCATCAGTTATTATAAGAAAGCAGGTAACCTGTTCGATAAGGATGATCTTAATTCACCCGAATACCTGTTCCGCGCAGCTATGCTGAACCAGGAACTGGGCAAGAACAAAGAAGCAATTGAACTGTTACACCAGATCAAGGATAAATACCCCAGCAGCCAACGTGCTTTTGAGGTAGATAAGTACTTAGGTAAATTAGGTGATCTGAATTAA
- a CDS encoding FKBP-type peptidyl-prolyl cis-trans isomerase has protein sequence MGIADRLFQQKKEKAEANLKAGNDFLEANKQKPGVVALPSGLQYEIITEGTGAKPGATSNVTCHYHGTLIDGTVFDSSVRRGQPATFPLNRVIKGWTEGLQLMPTGSKWRFFIPPHLGYGEQQVSAQIGPNSTLVFEVELLSIS, from the coding sequence ATGGGAATCGCAGATCGTTTATTTCAACAGAAAAAAGAGAAAGCAGAAGCTAACCTGAAAGCCGGTAACGACTTTCTGGAAGCCAATAAACAAAAACCCGGCGTAGTGGCATTGCCCAGCGGGTTGCAATACGAAATAATTACCGAAGGCACCGGGGCCAAACCTGGCGCTACCAGCAATGTAACCTGTCATTACCACGGAACGCTTATAGATGGCACCGTGTTTGACAGCTCCGTACGCCGCGGCCAGCCAGCCACCTTCCCCTTAAACCGGGTTATCAAGGGCTGGACGGAAGGGCTGCAACTGATGCCTACTGGCAGCAAATGGCGCTTTTTTATTCCACCACACCTGGGTTATGGTGAGCAACAGGTAAGTGCTCAGATAGGACCCAACAGTACACTGGTGTTTGAGGTGGAGTTGCTGAGCATAAGCTAG
- the folP gene encoding dihydropteroate synthase, which produces MYTLNCKGRLLVIDKPLVMGIINTTPDSFYEGSRFMGESGVLKQAEEMLKAGADILDIGGQSTRPNSSTVSEDEELERVTGAIESLHYNFPEAVISIDTYYARVAAEAVAAGASIVNDVSAGLVDPAIIATTGALRVPYICTHIKGTPATMQQHASYENVTREVLDFFIQKTAECHKAGIKDVIIDPGFGFAKTPAHNFTLLKNLALLQLPDKPILIGLSRKSSVYKTLGITAQEALNGTTVLNTIGLLNGAHILRVHDVKEAKEVVKLVDKLAS; this is translated from the coding sequence ATGTATACGCTGAATTGCAAAGGCCGTTTACTGGTAATAGATAAACCCCTGGTGATGGGCATTATCAATACCACTCCCGATTCGTTTTATGAAGGAAGCCGTTTTATGGGCGAAAGCGGGGTGCTGAAACAGGCAGAAGAAATGTTGAAAGCCGGGGCCGACATCCTGGATATTGGCGGGCAAAGCACCCGCCCCAACAGCAGCACCGTTTCGGAAGATGAAGAACTGGAGCGGGTTACGGGCGCTATTGAATCGTTGCATTATAATTTTCCCGAAGCTGTTATTTCCATCGATACCTATTATGCCCGGGTAGCCGCTGAAGCGGTGGCCGCCGGCGCGTCCATTGTGAACGATGTAAGCGCCGGACTGGTTGATCCGGCCATTATTGCTACCACCGGCGCCCTGCGTGTTCCCTACATCTGCACCCATATAAAAGGAACGCCGGCCACCATGCAACAACACGCATCGTACGAAAACGTTACCCGCGAAGTGCTGGATTTCTTTATTCAGAAAACGGCTGAATGCCATAAAGCCGGCATTAAAGATGTGATTATTGATCCCGGGTTTGGCTTTGCCAAAACACCCGCGCATAATTTTACTTTGCTGAAAAACCTGGCCCTGCTTCAACTACCCGATAAACCCATCCTCATCGGGCTTTCGCGCAAATCATCGGTTTATAAAACACTGGGCATAACTGCGCAGGAAGCCCTGAACGGTACTACGGTGTTAAACACCATCGGGCTGCTCAATGGCGCGCATATCTTACGGGTGCATGATGTGAAGGAGGCGAAGGAAGTAGTTAAGCTGGTTGACAAGCTGGCCAGTTGA